The following is a genomic window from Candidatus Zixiibacteriota bacterium.
CCGATGAGTTATACTGTCCTCTGAACGCCTAAACGGAAAGGCCATGGCCCACACGCATCCACCCGCTTCGCGGACAACCTCGGGCGCCCGCCTCGGCTGGGCAATCCTCTTCAACACCGCCATCACGGCGGCCGAAATTGTCGGCGGCCTGATTTCCGGCTACCTGGCACTGCTGGCCGATGCCGTGCACAATCTCTCCGACGTGGCGGCGCTGGGCCTGGCCTGGCTCGGTTGGCGCGGTTCCCGCCTCCCGGCCACCAAGCGCTCGACGTTCGGCTTCCTCCGCGTCGAAGTGATCACCGCGCTGGTCTCCGCCGTCGCTCTCGTCGTGGTCGCCGTCTTCATTCTCATCGAGGCCTACCGCCGCTTCCTCGCCCCCCAGCCGATCTCCCACCCCGTGGTTTTCCTCACGGTGGCGGCGATCGGATTGCTCGGCAACCTCTTCTCGATCTGGATCCTCCACGCCGAGCGGTCGTCCTCGCTCAACATGAAGACTGCCTTCCTCCACATGTTCTACGACGCCCTCTCTTCGGTCGTCGTCATCGCCGGCGGCCTGGTCATGCTCGCCACCGGCTGGTACCTGGTCGACGTTATCCTCTCGGCCGCCATCGCCGTCATGATCTTCTGGTCGTCCTGGCTGGTGATCAGGGAGGCGGCGATGATT
Proteins encoded in this region:
- a CDS encoding cation transporter, which gives rise to MAHTHPPASRTTSGARLGWAILFNTAITAAEIVGGLISGYLALLADAVHNLSDVAALGLAWLGWRGSRLPATKRSTFGFLRVEVITALVSAVALVVVAVFILIEAYRRFLAPQPISHPVVFLTVAAIGLLGNLFSIWILHAERSSSLNMKTAFLHMFYDALSSVVVIAGGLVMLATGWYLVDVILSAAIAVMIFWSSWLVIREAAMILLEAVPAGIEYDAVIAALRADPAVVGVHDLHIWSLSSREVALSCHVCVDPGDLARGPEVIARLSRGMQERFAINHSTMQLETEECGRLDANGMCRRPEIH